In the Mycolicibacter sp. MU0102 genome, one interval contains:
- a CDS encoding MCE family protein has translation MSKIDGVNPVRTGLLGIALVTFLVLVSFGYTSLPFWPQGKNYHAYFADAGGIIPGNDVTVSGIRVGKVKSVSLAGASAKVDFTVDRKVRVGDQSLAAIRTDTVLGEKALSVTPAGAGSVTSIPLDRTRAPYTLNNALQDLGGNVRDLDKPRFEEALQVLTDSMREATPQLRGALDGVADLSRSLNRRDEALGQLLSHAQVVTGVLNQRAAQVNRLVLDGNQLFAALDERRQALGALVGGIDDVSQQLSGFVTDNEKEIGPTLNKLNLVLDNLIERKDRIAGALDRLPGYATTLGEVVASGPGFQINLYGLPPPTMSEVLLDMFFQPGKLPDSLADYLRGMISDRTVIRPKSP, from the coding sequence CTGTCAAAAATTGACGGCGTAAACCCGGTTCGCACGGGTCTGCTGGGCATCGCACTGGTGACGTTCCTGGTCTTGGTGTCCTTCGGCTACACCAGCCTGCCGTTCTGGCCGCAGGGCAAGAACTACCACGCCTACTTCGCCGACGCCGGAGGCATAATTCCCGGCAACGACGTGACGGTGTCCGGTATCCGGGTGGGCAAGGTCAAGTCGGTGTCGCTGGCCGGCGCCAGCGCGAAAGTGGACTTCACCGTAGACCGCAAGGTCCGGGTGGGAGACCAGTCGCTGGCGGCCATCCGTACCGACACCGTGCTGGGTGAGAAAGCCCTTTCGGTCACTCCCGCCGGGGCCGGTTCGGTGACCTCGATCCCGCTGGACCGCACCCGTGCCCCGTACACACTCAACAACGCGCTGCAGGACCTCGGTGGCAACGTCCGCGATCTGGACAAGCCGCGCTTCGAGGAAGCGCTGCAGGTGCTCACCGACTCCATGCGCGAGGCGACCCCGCAGCTGCGCGGAGCCCTGGACGGGGTGGCCGACTTGTCGCGCAGCCTCAACCGTCGCGATGAGGCGTTGGGCCAGTTGCTGTCGCACGCCCAGGTTGTCACCGGTGTGCTCAATCAGCGTGCTGCCCAGGTGAACCGGCTGGTGCTCGACGGCAACCAGCTGTTTGCCGCGCTGGATGAGCGCCGCCAAGCCCTGGGCGCCCTGGTCGGCGGTATTGACGATGTCTCACAACAGCTTTCCGGATTCGTGACCGATAACGAGAAAGAGATCGGTCCCACCCTGAACAAGCTCAATCTGGTGCTGGACAACCTGATCGAGCGCAAGGATCGGATCGCCGGAGCGCTGGACCGGTTGCCCGGATACGCCACCACGCTCGGCGAGGTGGTCGCGTCGGGACCGGGCTTCCAGATCAACCTTTACGGCCTGCCGCCGCCCACCATGTCGGAGGTGCTGCTCGACATGTTCTTCCAGCCCGGCAAGCTGCCCGACAGCCTGGCCGACTACCTGCGCGGAATGATCTCCGACCGCACGGTTATTAGGCCGAAGTCACCATGA
- a CDS encoding MCE family protein, with amino-acid sequence MNSRSTLIKVSIFAVAMLLVSAGLVVVFGEFRFASNHTYHADFASASRLKGGEDVRISGIPVGTVKRVELTPENTVKVTFDVDKRYQIYDSTRALIRYENLVGDRYLEIASGAGELHKLPPGGTIARDHTQPALDLDALLGGMRPLLKGLDGGKINEISNALIELLQGQGGALSQMLASTSSFTTTLASRDQLIGDVINNLNTVLTTVDDKSQQFDATVDRLQQLITGLAQGKDAIAGAIGPLASVETDLTDTLRRTRRPLQGVIENVRPLATVLDKRKQELNDVIDPLEENYLRLNALGAYGSFFNINYCTVALKFNGPAGSDIILPMGGQNDTSKGRCSPVKN; translated from the coding sequence ATGAATTCGCGCAGCACCCTGATCAAGGTGTCGATCTTCGCCGTCGCCATGCTGTTGGTGTCTGCCGGTCTGGTGGTGGTGTTCGGCGAATTCCGATTCGCCTCGAACCACACCTATCACGCCGACTTCGCCAGTGCTTCTCGGCTCAAAGGCGGCGAGGACGTGCGGATCTCCGGAATCCCGGTGGGCACCGTCAAGCGCGTCGAGCTGACGCCGGAGAACACCGTCAAGGTCACCTTCGACGTCGACAAGCGCTACCAGATCTACGATTCGACCCGCGCGCTGATCCGTTACGAAAACCTGGTCGGCGACCGGTATCTCGAGATCGCCTCGGGCGCCGGGGAACTGCACAAGCTGCCGCCGGGCGGCACCATCGCCCGCGACCACACCCAGCCCGCCCTGGACCTCGATGCGCTGTTGGGCGGGATGCGCCCGCTGCTCAAGGGCCTGGACGGCGGAAAGATCAACGAGATCAGCAACGCCCTGATCGAGCTGCTGCAGGGCCAGGGTGGTGCGCTGTCGCAGATGCTGGCCAGTACTAGTTCATTCACCACCACGCTGGCCTCCCGCGACCAGCTGATCGGCGACGTGATCAACAACCTGAACACGGTGTTGACCACAGTCGACGACAAGAGCCAACAGTTCGACGCCACTGTCGACCGGCTGCAGCAGCTGATCACCGGGTTGGCCCAGGGCAAGGATGCGATCGCCGGTGCGATCGGCCCACTGGCCTCGGTCGAGACTGACCTCACTGACACGCTGCGCCGCACCCGGCGCCCGCTGCAGGGTGTCATCGAGAACGTGCGGCCGCTGGCTACTGTGCTGGACAAGCGCAAGCAGGAGCTGAACGACGTCATCGACCCGCTGGAAGAGAACTACCTGCGGCTGAACGCCCTGGGCGCCTACGGCTCGTTCTTCAACATCAACTACTGCACCGTCGCGCTGAAGTTCAACGGCCCTGCCGGCAGTGACATCATCTTGCCCATGGGCGGCCAGAACGACACGAGCAAGGGGAGGTGCTCTCCTGTCAAAAATTGA
- a CDS encoding MCE family protein: protein MRIAAAILGAILLAATVFTYLSYVSVFSSTDKVTVTSPRAGLVMEQDAKVKYRGIQVGKVKTISYQGDQAKLSLAIDSAAMRQIPSNAAVHIAGNTIFGAKSVEFVPPPVPSGATLRNGANVQASDVQLEVNTLFQKLTDLLDKLDPVQLNGSVSALAEGLRGNGDNLGGLLSGLNSYLGKLNPKLPQLQSGFAKTAVVGNIYGDAAPDLATTFDNVPAISKTLVDQRENLNKALLATTGLANNGYDTFAPAADDFIAGIQRFRAMSSLLAEYSPEFGCLFKGVQKALERFGPSLGGTKPALYVQSSFIPGAPAYTYPESLPVANASGGPNCRGLPDIPSKQYGGSWFRSPFLVTDSAYIPFQPNTEVQFDAPSTAQFLFNGAFAERDEY from the coding sequence GTGCGGATTGCTGCGGCAATCCTCGGTGCGATTCTGCTTGCCGCCACCGTGTTCACCTATCTGTCCTACGTCTCGGTCTTCAGCTCCACCGACAAGGTGACCGTCACCTCGCCGCGTGCCGGCTTGGTGATGGAGCAGGACGCCAAGGTCAAGTACCGCGGCATCCAGGTCGGCAAGGTGAAGACGATCTCGTACCAGGGCGACCAGGCCAAACTGTCGCTCGCCATCGACAGTGCTGCGATGCGCCAGATCCCGTCGAACGCCGCGGTGCACATCGCCGGAAACACCATCTTCGGGGCCAAGTCGGTGGAGTTCGTGCCGCCGCCGGTGCCCTCTGGCGCCACGCTGCGCAACGGCGCGAACGTCCAGGCATCCGATGTGCAGCTGGAAGTCAACACGCTGTTCCAGAAGCTGACCGACCTGCTGGACAAGCTCGACCCGGTGCAGCTCAACGGATCGGTCAGCGCGCTGGCCGAGGGGCTGCGAGGCAACGGCGACAACTTGGGCGGGTTGCTGTCCGGGCTGAACAGCTACCTCGGAAAGCTCAATCCGAAACTGCCCCAATTGCAGTCAGGCTTCGCCAAGACCGCAGTCGTCGGCAACATCTACGGAGATGCCGCCCCGGATCTGGCCACGACCTTCGACAACGTCCCCGCGATCAGTAAGACACTGGTCGACCAGCGGGAGAACCTGAACAAGGCGTTGCTGGCGACGACCGGGCTGGCCAACAACGGCTACGACACCTTCGCTCCGGCGGCTGACGATTTCATCGCCGGTATTCAGCGCTTCCGCGCCATGAGTAGCCTGCTGGCCGAGTACTCGCCCGAGTTCGGCTGTCTCTTCAAGGGAGTCCAAAAGGCCCTGGAGCGTTTCGGCCCGTCGCTGGGCGGCACCAAGCCGGCGCTGTACGTTCAGTCCAGCTTCATCCCGGGCGCGCCGGCCTACACCTACCCGGAGAGCCTGCCGGTGGCCAACGCGAGCGGCGGGCCGAACTGCCGCGGCTTGCCGGACATCCCCAGCAAGCAGTACGGCGGCTCCTGGTTCCGCTCGCCGTTCCTGGTGACCGACAGTGCCTACATCCCGTTCCAGCCCAACACCGAGGTGCAGTTCGACGCCCCCTCCACTGCGCAGTTCCTCTTCAACGGCGCCTTCGCGGAACGGGATGAATACTGA
- a CDS encoding MlaE family ABC transporter permease, which translates to MSYDATLRFRRLFRGVPKAVDNFGEQALFYAESIRYVPNALTRYRKETVRLIAEITMGTGALAIIGGTVGVATFLTLASGGVIAVQGFSSLGNIGIEALTGFLSAFLNVRIVAPVVAGIALAATIGAGTTAQLGAMRVAEEIDAVESMAVHAVSYLVSTRLVAGLIAIIPLYSLSVLAAFFAARSTTVFINAQSPGLYDHYFDTFLIPTDLLWSFLQAIIMSVAVMLVHTNYGFNAAGGPVGVGIAVGQAVRTSLVVVVVITLFVSLAVYGGSGNFNLSG; encoded by the coding sequence ATGAGTTACGACGCCACGTTGCGGTTCCGGCGGTTGTTCCGCGGGGTGCCCAAGGCCGTCGACAACTTCGGCGAGCAGGCACTGTTCTACGCCGAATCGATCCGGTACGTCCCCAACGCACTGACCCGGTACCGCAAGGAAACCGTCCGGCTAATCGCCGAGATCACCATGGGCACCGGCGCGCTGGCCATCATCGGCGGCACGGTCGGGGTGGCCACCTTCCTCACCCTGGCCTCCGGTGGCGTGATCGCGGTCCAGGGCTTCTCCTCGCTGGGCAACATCGGCATCGAGGCGCTGACCGGCTTCCTGTCCGCGTTCCTCAACGTGCGGATCGTCGCGCCGGTGGTAGCCGGCATCGCACTGGCCGCCACTATCGGAGCCGGCACCACCGCGCAGCTCGGTGCCATGCGCGTCGCCGAGGAGATCGACGCCGTCGAATCGATGGCCGTCCATGCGGTGTCCTACTTGGTGTCCACCCGGCTGGTGGCGGGCCTGATCGCGATCATTCCGCTGTATTCACTGTCGGTGCTGGCGGCGTTCTTCGCCGCCCGGTCCACCACGGTGTTCATCAACGCGCAGTCACCAGGCCTCTATGACCACTACTTCGACACCTTCTTGATCCCCACGGATCTGCTGTGGTCCTTCTTGCAGGCGATCATCATGTCCGTCGCGGTGATGCTCGTGCATACCAACTACGGCTTCAACGCGGCGGGCGGCCCGGTCGGGGTGGGCATTGCGGTCGGTCAGGCCGTGCGGACCTCGCTGGTCGTGGTCGTCGTCATTACGCTGTTCGTTTCACTTGCCGTCTACGGCGGTTCCGGCAACTTCAACCTTTCGGGCTAG
- a CDS encoding MlaE family ABC transporter permease, giving the protein MIEQLTVPARAVGGFVEMSIETFRAMFRRPFQYREFLDQTWMIARVSLLPTVLVAIPFTVLVAFTLNILLREIGAADLSGAGTAFGTITQLGPVVTVLVVAGAGATAICADLGARTIREEIDAMRVLGIDPIQRLVVPRALASTFVALLLNGLVCAIGLVGGYVFSVFLQGVNPGAFINGLTVLTGLGELVMAEIKALLFGTAAGLIGCYRGLTAKGGPQGVGNAVNETVVYAFICLFVINVVMTAISVRVLVK; this is encoded by the coding sequence TTGATCGAACAACTCACGGTTCCGGCTCGGGCCGTGGGCGGCTTCGTAGAGATGTCGATAGAGACGTTCCGGGCCATGTTCCGACGGCCCTTCCAGTACCGCGAATTCCTCGACCAGACCTGGATGATCGCCCGGGTGTCGCTGTTGCCGACGGTGCTGGTCGCGATCCCCTTCACTGTGTTGGTGGCGTTCACGCTCAACATCCTGTTGCGCGAGATCGGCGCTGCCGACCTGTCCGGCGCCGGAACCGCGTTCGGCACCATCACCCAGCTGGGACCGGTGGTGACCGTGTTGGTGGTGGCCGGCGCGGGCGCGACCGCCATCTGCGCAGACCTGGGCGCCCGAACCATTCGTGAAGAGATCGACGCGATGCGGGTGCTCGGTATCGACCCGATCCAGCGACTGGTGGTGCCCCGGGCCTTGGCGTCGACCTTCGTCGCATTGCTGCTCAACGGCCTGGTGTGTGCCATCGGTCTGGTCGGCGGCTACGTGTTCTCCGTCTTTCTGCAGGGCGTCAACCCCGGCGCCTTCATCAACGGTCTCACCGTGCTCACCGGGCTCGGCGAGCTGGTGATGGCCGAGATCAAGGCGCTGCTGTTCGGCACGGCGGCCGGTCTGATCGGCTGTTATCGCGGGCTGACCGCCAAGGGCGGCCCTCAGGGCGTAGGCAACGCGGTCAACGAGACCGTCGTCTACGCCTTTATTTGTCTGTTCGTCATCAACGTGGTCATGACCGCGATCAGCGTCCGGGTGTTGGTCAAATGA
- a CDS encoding 3-oxoacyl-ACP reductase, which translates to MTDSAIDLTGKVAVVTGAAAGLGRAEAIGLARSGATVVVNDIAPALESSDVIDEIAAAGGKGVPVAGDISQRSTADELVSTADGLGGLNIVVNNAGITRDRMLFNMSDDDFDAVIAVHLRGHFLLTRNAAAYWRQKAKDAEAGAVYGRIINTSSEAGLMGPVGQANYGAAKAGITALTLSASRALSRYGVSANAICPRARTAMTADVFGEAKVGEGEIDPLSPEHVVTLVRFLASPASAAVSGQVFVVYGPEVTLMAAPTVERKFSADGQAWDPSGLSDTLANYFAGRDPARTFSASELMSGD; encoded by the coding sequence ATGACTGACAGCGCGATCGACCTGACCGGCAAGGTCGCAGTGGTGACCGGCGCAGCCGCCGGCTTGGGCCGAGCCGAGGCGATCGGGTTGGCCCGCTCCGGGGCGACGGTTGTCGTCAACGACATCGCGCCGGCGCTGGAGTCCTCCGACGTGATCGACGAGATCGCGGCGGCCGGCGGCAAGGGTGTGCCGGTGGCCGGTGACATCAGTCAGCGGTCCACCGCCGACGAGCTCGTCAGCACCGCCGACGGCCTGGGCGGGCTGAACATCGTCGTCAACAATGCCGGGATCACCCGCGACCGGATGTTGTTCAACATGTCAGACGACGACTTCGACGCTGTGATCGCAGTCCACCTTCGTGGACATTTCCTGCTGACTCGCAACGCTGCGGCTTACTGGCGTCAGAAGGCCAAGGACGCTGAGGCCGGTGCCGTTTACGGCCGCATCATCAACACCTCTTCGGAGGCCGGCCTGATGGGCCCGGTCGGGCAGGCCAACTATGGCGCGGCCAAGGCGGGGATCACCGCGCTGACACTCTCGGCCAGCCGGGCGCTGAGCCGCTACGGCGTGTCTGCCAACGCGATCTGCCCGCGGGCCCGCACCGCGATGACCGCCGATGTGTTCGGCGAGGCCAAGGTTGGTGAAGGCGAGATCGACCCGCTTTCGCCCGAGCACGTGGTGACGTTGGTCCGGTTCCTGGCATCCCCGGCCTCGGCTGCGGTCAGCGGTCAGGTTTTCGTGGTCTACGGACCTGAGGTAACCCTGATGGCCGCGCCGACGGTGGAACGTAAGTTCAGCGCCGACGGGCAGGCATGGGACCCGAGCGGGTTGTCGGACACGCTGGCGAATTACTTCGCCGGCCGGGACCCGGCCCGGACTTTCTCGGCTTCCGAACTGATGTCCGGCGATTAG
- a CDS encoding ferredoxin gives MRVEVDLDRCEGNAICVGIDPDLFDLNDDEQAEVKMAPVPADREAHAEQAIAECPRAALRRVDD, from the coding sequence ATGCGAGTTGAGGTAGATCTGGATCGTTGCGAGGGCAACGCGATTTGCGTCGGAATCGACCCCGACCTGTTCGATCTGAACGACGACGAGCAGGCCGAGGTCAAGATGGCCCCCGTCCCGGCGGACCGGGAAGCCCATGCCGAGCAGGCCATCGCCGAGTGCCCGCGGGCCGCGCTGCGCCGCGTCGACGACTAG
- a CDS encoding acyl-CoA dehydrogenase family protein gives MQISYTPAQEELRSELRSYFTTLMTPERREALSSTQGEYGTGNVYRETVAQMGHDGWLTLSWPKEYGGQARSTMDQLIFTDEAAIAGAPVPFLTINSVAPTIMAFGTEEQKKFFLPKIAAGELHFAIGYSEPGAGTDLASLRTTAVRDGDDYVINGQKMWTSLIAYADYVWLAARTNPEAKKHRGISMLIVPTSAEGFSWTPVHTMAGPDTSATYYQDVRVPVTSLVGEEHAGWKLVTNQLNHERVALVSAQPILLALEEVREWAQNTKDAHGNRIIDSQWVQLNLARVLAKAEVLKLINWELASTDKAAPSPADASAAKVFGTELATEAYRLLMEVLGTAATVRQDSPGALLRGRVERMHRACLILTFGGGTNEVQRDIIGMVALGLPRNR, from the coding sequence ATGCAGATCAGCTACACGCCGGCACAAGAAGAGCTGCGCAGCGAACTGAGGTCCTACTTCACCACGCTGATGACGCCGGAGCGCCGCGAGGCCCTGAGCTCCACCCAGGGCGAGTACGGCACCGGCAACGTTTATCGGGAGACCGTGGCCCAGATGGGTCACGACGGCTGGCTGACGCTGAGCTGGCCCAAGGAGTACGGCGGCCAGGCGCGCTCGACGATGGATCAGCTGATCTTCACCGACGAGGCCGCGATCGCCGGTGCGCCGGTACCGTTCTTGACCATCAACAGCGTCGCACCGACGATCATGGCGTTCGGCACCGAAGAGCAGAAGAAGTTCTTCCTGCCCAAGATCGCCGCCGGCGAGCTGCACTTCGCGATCGGCTACTCCGAGCCGGGCGCGGGCACCGACCTGGCCTCGCTGCGCACTACCGCGGTCCGTGACGGCGACGACTACGTGATCAACGGCCAGAAGATGTGGACGTCGCTGATCGCCTACGCCGACTACGTGTGGCTGGCGGCTCGGACGAACCCGGAGGCCAAGAAGCACCGCGGAATTTCCATGCTCATCGTGCCCACGAGCGCCGAGGGCTTCTCCTGGACGCCGGTGCACACCATGGCCGGCCCGGACACCAGCGCCACGTACTACCAGGACGTGCGGGTGCCGGTGACCAGTCTGGTCGGCGAAGAGCACGCGGGCTGGAAGTTGGTGACCAACCAGCTCAACCACGAGCGGGTTGCCCTGGTGTCGGCGCAGCCGATCCTGCTGGCTCTCGAAGAGGTCCGCGAATGGGCACAGAACACCAAAGACGCCCACGGCAACCGGATCATCGACTCGCAGTGGGTGCAGCTCAACCTGGCCCGGGTGCTGGCCAAGGCCGAAGTGCTCAAGCTGATCAACTGGGAGCTGGCCTCCACTGACAAGGCCGCGCCGTCCCCGGCGGACGCCTCGGCGGCGAAGGTATTCGGCACCGAGTTGGCCACCGAGGCCTACCGCCTGCTGATGGAGGTGCTCGGCACCGCCGCCACCGTGCGCCAGGACTCCCCCGGCGCACTGCTGCGCGGCCGGGTGGAACGGATGCACCGGGCCTGCCTGATCCTGACCTTCGGCGGCGGCACCAACGAAGTGCAGCGCGACATCATCGGCATGGTCGCCCTGGGCCTGCCCCGTAACCGCTGA
- a CDS encoding acyl-CoA dehydrogenase family protein: protein MDFTTTEASDDLSGLVGTIVDAVCTPERQRELDALEQRFDAELWRKLIDADVVSSAASESLGGGGFGVLEQTAILTALGRQLAAVPYLESVVLAAETLAKFGSAELQQAWGAPAVTGEKILTIALDGEMGEGPVRAAAAGDGFRLTGTRTQVGFASVADAFLVAAETDSGAAVFLVAASDPGVTVTSLATTGRGSVGHLELSGVEVEAGRLVGGAEVLDRLISVAALGHSAYQLGVLERGLAMTAEYAREREQFDKPIGSFQAVSQRLADGYIDVKGLRLTLTQAAWRVSEGLPATTQVATAAFWAAEAGHRVAHSIVHIHGGVGIDIDHPIHRYFLAAKQTEFALGGATGQLLAIGRELAETPA, encoded by the coding sequence ATGGACTTCACCACTACCGAAGCATCTGACGACCTTTCGGGTCTGGTCGGCACCATCGTGGACGCGGTGTGCACGCCGGAGCGCCAGCGTGAGCTCGACGCGTTGGAGCAGCGCTTCGACGCCGAGCTGTGGCGCAAGCTGATCGACGCCGACGTCGTGTCCAGCGCGGCGAGCGAGTCGCTGGGCGGCGGCGGGTTCGGCGTGCTGGAGCAGACGGCGATCCTTACCGCACTCGGCCGTCAGCTGGCCGCCGTGCCCTACCTGGAGTCGGTGGTGCTGGCCGCCGAGACGCTGGCCAAGTTCGGCTCCGCGGAGCTGCAGCAGGCTTGGGGTGCTCCGGCCGTGACCGGCGAGAAGATCCTCACCATCGCCCTCGACGGCGAGATGGGCGAGGGCCCGGTTCGGGCGGCCGCCGCTGGTGATGGCTTCCGCCTCACCGGTACTCGCACCCAGGTCGGTTTCGCTTCGGTCGCCGACGCATTCCTGGTGGCTGCCGAAACCGATTCGGGCGCAGCGGTGTTCCTGGTCGCGGCCTCCGACCCCGGCGTGACGGTGACCTCGCTGGCCACCACCGGACGGGGCAGCGTGGGCCACCTGGAGCTCTCCGGGGTCGAGGTGGAGGCCGGCCGCCTGGTCGGTGGCGCCGAAGTGCTCGACCGCCTGATCAGCGTGGCGGCCCTGGGCCACAGCGCCTACCAACTGGGAGTGTTGGAACGCGGCCTGGCGATGACCGCCGAATACGCCCGCGAGCGCGAGCAGTTCGACAAGCCGATCGGCAGCTTCCAGGCGGTGTCGCAGCGGCTGGCCGACGGCTACATCGACGTCAAGGGCCTGCGCCTGACGCTGACCCAGGCGGCGTGGCGGGTCAGTGAGGGTCTGCCGGCGACCACCCAAGTGGCCACCGCCGCCTTCTGGGCTGCCGAGGCCGGCCACCGGGTGGCGCACAGCATCGTTCACATTCACGGCGGGGTCGGCATCGACATCGACCACCCGATCCACCGCTACTTCCTGGCCGCCAAGCAGACCGAGTTCGCGCTTGGCGGCGCCACGGGACAGCTGCTGGCGATCGGCCGCGAACTGGCCGAAACGCCGGCGTAG
- a CDS encoding nuclear transport factor 2 family protein has protein sequence MTDSQAFDAIAALKNIADIDEIKQVKYRYMRALDTKHWDDFAATLAEDVTAAYGQSMGKKQTFADRDSLVEFMRNSLPGNIITEHRVNHPEISLTGPDTATGIWYLQDRVIVPDVNLMLIGAGFYHDTYRRTEDGWKLSHTGYQRTYDATIALTDLPGFNVTFGEALNR, from the coding sequence GTGACTGATTCGCAGGCTTTCGACGCCATAGCAGCTCTGAAAAATATCGCCGACATCGACGAGATCAAGCAGGTCAAGTACCGCTACATGCGGGCATTGGACACCAAGCACTGGGACGACTTCGCGGCCACCCTGGCCGAGGACGTCACCGCCGCCTACGGCCAGTCGATGGGCAAAAAGCAGACCTTCGCCGACCGTGACTCGCTGGTGGAGTTCATGCGGAACTCGCTTCCCGGCAACATCATCACCGAGCACCGGGTCAACCACCCCGAGATCTCCCTCACCGGCCCGGACACCGCCACCGGTATCTGGTACCTGCAGGACCGGGTGATTGTGCCCGACGTCAACCTGATGCTGATCGGGGCAGGTTTCTATCACGACACCTACCGCCGCACCGAGGACGGCTGGAAGCTCAGCCACACCGGCTACCAGCGCACCTACGACGCCACCATCGCCCTGACAGACCTGCCCGGGTTCAACGTGACGTTCGGTGAAGCGCTGAACCGCTAG
- the fadD17 gene encoding long-chain-fatty-acid--CoA ligase FadD17 — protein MSAPAQIDQQSTVTALLAQVAEVDDRGVFYEDTFVSWRDHIAAGARLGAALRARLDPDKPPHVGVLLGNTPFFSTMLVAAALTGIVPVGLNPTRRGAALERDVAHADCQLVLADNTADVTVPGMIDVESPSWQSELAGYDDTPVSFREADPDELFMLIFTSGTSGDPKAVRCTQWKAAFPGVMLSGRFGLGTSDVCYLSMPLFHSNAVMAGWSVAVAAGASVALRRKFSASGFIPDVRRFGATYANYVGKPLSYVLATPAQPDDADNPLRLLYGNEGAPRDLERFAARFGCTVIDAFGSTEGGVAIGRTPDTPAGALGPLIDGNTIIDVETGEECPPGVVGELVNASGRGQFRGYYRDPEAEAQRMAGGIYHSGDLAYRDEAGYAYFAGRLGDWMRVDGENLGTAPIERILLRHNAVAQVAVYPIPDPAVGDQVMAALVLARGASFDADAFREFLAEQPDLGPKQWPSYVRVAEELPRTETFKVLKRVLTAEGTQCADPVFRISR, from the coding sequence ATGTCAGCACCCGCCCAGATCGACCAACAGTCCACCGTCACAGCACTGCTGGCGCAAGTCGCCGAGGTGGACGACCGCGGTGTCTTCTACGAGGACACCTTCGTCAGCTGGCGAGACCACATCGCCGCGGGCGCCCGGCTCGGCGCGGCGCTTCGGGCCCGCCTCGATCCGGACAAACCACCACATGTCGGTGTGCTGCTGGGCAATACGCCGTTCTTCTCCACGATGCTGGTGGCGGCGGCACTGACCGGCATCGTGCCGGTGGGCTTGAACCCCACCCGCCGGGGCGCGGCCTTGGAGCGCGACGTGGCCCACGCGGACTGTCAGCTGGTGCTGGCCGACAACACCGCCGACGTCACGGTTCCCGGCATGATCGATGTCGAATCACCCTCGTGGCAATCGGAATTGGCCGGGTATGACGACACACCGGTGAGCTTCCGGGAGGCCGACCCCGACGAGCTGTTCATGCTGATCTTCACCTCGGGCACCAGCGGTGACCCGAAGGCGGTGCGCTGCACCCAGTGGAAGGCGGCGTTCCCCGGGGTGATGCTCTCGGGGCGGTTCGGGCTGGGGACTTCGGACGTCTGCTACCTGTCGATGCCGCTGTTTCACTCCAACGCGGTGATGGCGGGCTGGTCGGTGGCGGTGGCCGCCGGTGCCTCAGTCGCGTTGCGCCGCAAGTTCTCCGCCTCCGGGTTCATTCCCGACGTGCGCCGTTTCGGCGCCACCTACGCCAATTACGTGGGCAAACCGCTGTCGTACGTGCTGGCCACCCCGGCGCAGCCCGACGACGCCGACAACCCCCTGCGACTTCTTTACGGCAACGAAGGCGCACCCCGGGATCTGGAGCGGTTCGCGGCGCGGTTCGGCTGCACCGTGATCGACGCCTTCGGCTCCACCGAGGGTGGAGTGGCGATCGGGCGCACCCCGGACACCCCCGCCGGCGCGCTGGGCCCGCTGATCGACGGCAACACCATCATCGACGTCGAGACCGGTGAAGAGTGTCCGCCCGGCGTGGTCGGCGAGTTGGTGAATGCCAGTGGCCGCGGCCAATTCCGCGGCTACTACCGCGATCCCGAGGCCGAGGCGCAGCGGATGGCCGGCGGGATCTATCACTCCGGCGACCTGGCCTACCGTGACGAGGCCGGCTACGCCTACTTCGCCGGCCGGCTCGGCGACTGGATGCGGGTGGACGGCGAGAATCTGGGTACCGCACCGATCGAGCGGATCCTGCTGCGCCACAACGCCGTCGCTCAGGTCGCGGTGTATCCCATCCCGGACCCCGCGGTGGGCGATCAGGTGATGGCCGCGCTGGTTTTGGCCCGCGGCGCGTCGTTCGACGCCGACGCCTTCCGCGAGTTCCTGGCCGAGCAGCCCGACCTGGGCCCCAAGCAATGGCCGTCATATGTGCGGGTGGCCGAGGAATTGCCGCGCACCGAGACGTTCAAGGTGCTCAAGCGGGTGTTGACCGCCGAGGGCACGCAGTGCGCCGATCCGGTTTTCCGGATCTCGCGTTAG